From a single Pseudomonas serboccidentalis genomic region:
- a CDS encoding paraquat-inducible protein A, translating to MSESVDAPGLSDLPLEDLVACHECDLLMRKPKLAHGEKALCPRCGYELYAHRHNVVQRSLALVIAALLLFVPANFLPIMQLNVLGQSSQDTVWSGVVGLFNTDMRGVSVVVFLCSMAIPLLKLLCQLFVLLTIRFNIGRSYGLLLYRIYHHLKDWGMLEVYLMGVLVAIVKLADMAAITVGFGLACFVGLLLVQVWLEVVMSPHQIWQALSGEDPHAGD from the coding sequence ATGTCAGAGTCGGTTGACGCCCCCGGGCTGTCAGATTTACCGCTGGAAGACTTGGTGGCCTGTCACGAGTGCGACTTGTTGATGCGCAAGCCCAAGCTTGCTCACGGCGAGAAAGCCTTGTGTCCACGCTGCGGTTACGAGTTGTATGCCCACCGCCATAACGTAGTGCAGCGCAGCCTTGCTCTGGTTATCGCAGCATTGCTGTTGTTCGTGCCGGCGAACTTTTTACCCATCATGCAGCTCAATGTACTCGGGCAGTCGTCGCAAGACACTGTCTGGAGCGGTGTGGTTGGACTGTTCAATACCGACATGCGCGGTGTTTCCGTCGTTGTGTTTCTTTGCAGCATGGCGATTCCGTTACTCAAATTGCTCTGCCAGTTATTCGTATTGCTGACGATCCGTTTCAACATCGGGCGTAGCTACGGTTTGCTGCTGTATCGCATTTATCACCACCTCAAAGACTGGGGAATGCTTGAGGTCTACCTCATGGGCGTATTGGTGGCGATCGTCAAACTGGCAGATATGGCAGCTATCACCGTTGGTTTCGGTCTGGCATGTTTCGTCGGCTTGTTGTTGGTCCAGGTCTGGCTGGAAGTGGTGATGTCACCGCATCAGATCTGGCAGGCGCTATCAGGAGAAGACCCTCATGCGGGCGATTGA
- a CDS encoding energy transducer TonB, translated as MQVVNWLPRTELPFAAPSRPELLDMPEPEPEVAVLPVVQAEAAVQPAARPVERPKIEVPRPSLASTRNGAKPVEEVEEAPVVAKPAPVPPPRFALQLLRAGTCLLLVELPTGEAFQSRDPAYLLLKDMLRAAGLPDAPQIVGEPVRWPWLNRGTMDQGPEAARDFVQGFLSVQMEAAPCACLWLIGLPAVRFAGEADAEAFNSELQIEGLGLAWAIPGLELLMEEPQRKAAVWQAMRRLMARWKESNE; from the coding sequence ATGCAGGTGGTCAACTGGCTGCCGCGCACCGAATTGCCTTTTGCCGCGCCGTCGCGGCCCGAGCTGCTGGACATGCCCGAGCCTGAGCCAGAGGTCGCGGTGTTGCCGGTTGTGCAGGCCGAAGCGGCGGTGCAACCTGCCGCCCGTCCGGTAGAACGGCCGAAAATCGAAGTGCCGCGCCCGTCGCTCGCCAGTACGCGCAATGGTGCCAAACCGGTGGAAGAGGTCGAAGAGGCGCCGGTCGTCGCCAAACCCGCGCCTGTACCGCCACCGCGTTTCGCCCTGCAATTGCTGCGCGCCGGGACTTGTTTACTGTTGGTGGAGTTACCCACAGGCGAAGCGTTCCAGAGCCGCGATCCGGCCTATCTGCTGCTTAAAGATATGCTGCGCGCCGCCGGTCTGCCGGATGCGCCGCAGATCGTCGGCGAGCCGGTGCGCTGGCCGTGGCTGAATCGCGGCACCATGGACCAGGGCCCGGAAGCAGCCCGTGATTTTGTGCAGGGGTTCCTCTCGGTGCAAATGGAAGCGGCGCCATGCGCCTGCCTGTGGCTGATCGGCCTGCCGGCGGTGCGGTTTGCCGGTGAAGCGGATGCCGAAGCGTTCAACAGTGAATTGCAGATCGAAGGCCTGGGCCTGGCCTGGGCCATTCCGGGTCTGGAATTGTTAATGGAAGAGCCACAGCGCAAGGCCGCTGTGTGGCAAGCCATGCGTCGGCTGATGGCGCGCTGGAAAGAATCGAATGAGTGA
- the epsC gene encoding serine O-acetyltransferase EpsC: MSERSSHWQLQTIVSQLRSARDQWRAQNGRATGEQGGRELPSRAAMAEILEALCGALFPMRLGPVDLREESEDFYVGHTLDTALNALLAQARLELRYVARHSAQDDSDVEKQAIRIIQDFALALPGLRSLLDTDVLAAYHGDPAARSVDEVLLCYPGILAVIHHRLAHHLYRAGLPLLARISAEIAHSATGIDIHPGAQIGRSFFIDHGTGVVIGETTIIGERVRIYQTVTLGAKRFPADEDGQLQKGHPRHPIVEDDVVIYAGATILGRITIGQGSTIGGNVWLTRSVPAGSNLTQANLQHDDGTQK, from the coding sequence GTGAGCGAGCGTTCCAGCCATTGGCAACTGCAGACCATCGTCAGCCAACTGCGCAGTGCGCGGGATCAGTGGCGTGCACAGAATGGCCGGGCCACCGGCGAGCAGGGTGGCCGCGAGTTGCCATCCCGCGCGGCGATGGCGGAGATTCTCGAGGCCTTGTGTGGCGCGTTGTTCCCGATGCGTCTGGGGCCGGTGGATCTGCGTGAGGAGAGTGAAGACTTCTATGTCGGTCACACCCTCGACACGGCGCTGAATGCCTTGCTGGCGCAAGCCAGGCTTGAGCTGCGCTATGTCGCCCGGCACAGCGCTCAGGACGACAGCGATGTCGAGAAACAGGCGATTCGCATTATTCAGGACTTCGCCCTGGCCTTGCCGGGCCTGCGCAGCTTGCTCGACACCGACGTGCTGGCGGCCTATCACGGCGACCCGGCGGCGCGCAGTGTCGATGAAGTGCTGTTGTGCTATCCGGGGATTCTGGCGGTGATCCACCACCGTCTGGCGCATCATTTGTATCGCGCCGGGCTGCCGTTGCTGGCGCGGATCAGTGCGGAAATCGCGCACTCGGCGACGGGCATCGATATTCACCCGGGCGCGCAGATCGGCCGCAGCTTCTTCATCGACCACGGCACGGGTGTGGTGATCGGCGAAACCACGATCATCGGCGAGCGTGTACGGATCTATCAGACCGTGACACTCGGCGCCAAGCGCTTCCCGGCGGACGAGGACGGACAGTTGCAGAAGGGGCATCCTCGGCATCCGATTGTCGAGGATGACGTGGTGATCTACGCCGGGGCGACGATTCTCGGGCGGATCACCATCGGCCAGGGCTCGACCATCGGCGGCAATGTCTGGCTGACCCGCAGTGTGCCGGCGGGGAGCAACCTGACCCAGGCCAATCTGCAGCATGATGACGGGACGCAGAAGTAA
- the mksF gene encoding Mks condensin complex protein MksF, whose amino-acid sequence MSQERYGIRRFALLNTAGYSLGLFPLEEPLSVYGANNLGKSASINALQFPILARMSDMSFGKYSLEQSRRFYFASDTSYILVEVNLPHGPHVIGVVGRGPGGGFGHQFFAYAGKLDLAHYQKNDTCLRQKELFSNLEKEGLKAYELKPDELRRLLVGGHTSIPLDLTLIPLRSTSEQSLKTFRALFINLLHMREITAAKLKQLFLDAFEHSLRSGSVDYIAACEEAFRDVRRMEQDYNSLVAAGPLVEALANGVKQRDVLRGKLHRLSPLLDSLLGTWSDYATARKEELTIQAEHYRREQDDLQNDQRGGTQELMRLEREISGIQRWLGELSVLKNRFALVDDVKVLEQQLLAAKDAHDELAGALAQSRQFSAEDLEERLRDLEKRLKSVKQQLDHADNNSYARLREEFSQQDVERLMRLFNSALFSLPLGEHGITLDEDGEWVKSVELILDGFKGERFEVPGLSIDISHIEPPALQALADRAALRDQKERLEKELKQLKTQQAVAADRAASKTQTEALYQQVLDAQKALEDFRRTQTLSAEEGDKLEQLAQMEAAQDELKRSSDAFTERVQQLSAKLQLVGRQIADMEAKQRTLDDALRRRQLLPADLPFGTPFMDPVDDSMDNLLPLLNDYQDSWQGLLRADGQIEALYAQVRLKGVAKFDSEDDMERRLSLLINAYAHRTDEALTLGKARRAAVTDIARTLRNIRSDYDSLEHQLALFNREINKRQVSNLQSFRIVLAPNKEALKHIDQIIHSAGQYEEGETLSVFDLSQSAEQDNKNEEAKEYLARLVAANHNQLGLKDLFELAFEITKVNGQPVIHTDIDGAASNGTTMTIKALTNMYLLLHLMDRDLAGRVRLPYYLDEAADIDEKNQAALLETSLQLGFVPILASVKPQVCASVAIDLEGGSGPAGIYIDEADWKYIRRHDAVKATVNVEADEPELDEV is encoded by the coding sequence ATGAGCCAGGAACGCTACGGCATCCGCCGCTTTGCCCTTTTGAACACCGCCGGTTACAGCCTCGGCCTGTTCCCGCTGGAAGAACCGCTGTCGGTCTACGGCGCGAACAACCTCGGTAAATCGGCGTCGATCAACGCCTTGCAGTTCCCGATTCTGGCGCGCATGTCGGACATGAGTTTCGGCAAGTACAGCCTGGAACAATCGCGGCGTTTCTACTTCGCCTCCGACACCAGCTACATCCTCGTCGAAGTGAACCTGCCGCACGGCCCGCACGTGATTGGTGTGGTCGGTCGCGGCCCGGGCGGTGGTTTCGGTCACCAGTTCTTTGCCTACGCCGGCAAGCTCGATCTGGCGCACTACCAGAAAAACGACACCTGCCTGCGCCAGAAGGAGCTGTTCAGCAACCTTGAGAAAGAAGGCCTGAAAGCCTACGAACTCAAGCCGGACGAACTGCGCCGCCTGTTGGTTGGCGGTCACACGTCGATCCCGTTGGACTTGACTCTGATCCCACTGCGCTCCACCAGCGAGCAGAGCCTGAAGACCTTCCGCGCGCTGTTCATCAACCTGCTGCACATGCGCGAAATCACTGCAGCCAAGTTGAAGCAGTTGTTCCTCGATGCGTTCGAGCACAGCCTGCGTTCCGGCAGCGTCGACTACATCGCCGCGTGCGAAGAAGCCTTCCGTGATGTGCGCCGGATGGAGCAGGACTACAACTCGCTGGTCGCGGCCGGCCCTTTGGTTGAGGCCTTGGCCAATGGCGTGAAACAGCGTGACGTGCTGCGCGGCAAACTGCATCGCCTGTCGCCGCTGCTCGATTCGTTGCTCGGTACCTGGTCGGATTACGCCACGGCGCGCAAGGAAGAGCTGACCATTCAGGCCGAACACTACCGTCGCGAGCAGGACGATCTGCAAAACGATCAGCGTGGTGGTACTCAGGAACTGATGCGTCTGGAGCGGGAAATCTCCGGCATCCAGCGCTGGCTCGGTGAGCTGTCGGTGCTGAAGAACCGCTTCGCGCTGGTCGATGACGTCAAAGTGCTGGAGCAACAATTGCTCGCGGCCAAGGACGCTCACGACGAACTGGCCGGTGCGCTGGCACAGTCCCGTCAGTTCAGCGCCGAGGATCTGGAAGAGCGTCTGCGCGATCTGGAAAAACGCCTGAAGTCGGTGAAACAGCAACTCGATCACGCCGACAACAACAGCTACGCCCGTCTGCGCGAAGAGTTCTCGCAGCAGGACGTCGAGCGCCTGATGCGCCTGTTCAACAGTGCGCTGTTCAGCCTGCCGCTGGGTGAACATGGCATCACGCTCGACGAAGATGGTGAGTGGGTCAAATCGGTCGAGCTGATCCTCGATGGCTTCAAGGGCGAGCGTTTCGAAGTGCCTGGTCTGTCGATCGACATCTCGCACATCGAGCCGCCGGCCCTGCAAGCGCTGGCTGACCGCGCCGCACTGCGCGACCAGAAAGAGCGTCTGGAAAAAGAACTCAAGCAACTCAAGACCCAGCAAGCCGTGGCCGCCGACCGCGCCGCGAGCAAGACCCAGACCGAAGCGCTGTACCAGCAAGTGCTGGACGCGCAGAAAGCACTGGAAGACTTCCGTCGCACCCAGACCCTGAGTGCCGAAGAAGGCGACAAGCTTGAGCAACTGGCGCAGATGGAAGCGGCGCAGGACGAACTCAAACGCTCCAGCGATGCGTTCACCGAGCGCGTCCAGCAACTGTCGGCCAAGCTGCAACTGGTCGGCCGGCAGATCGCCGACATGGAAGCCAAGCAACGCACCCTCGACGACGCGCTGCGCCGTCGTCAGTTGCTGCCGGCGGACCTGCCGTTCGGCACGCCGTTCATGGATCCAGTCGACGACTCGATGGACAACCTGCTGCCGCTGCTCAACGACTATCAGGACAGCTGGCAAGGCCTGCTGCGCGCTGACGGGCAGATCGAAGCGCTGTACGCGCAAGTGCGTCTGAAAGGCGTGGCCAAGTTCGACAGCGAAGACGACATGGAGCGCCGTCTGTCGTTGCTGATCAACGCTTACGCGCACCGTACCGATGAAGCCCTGACGCTGGGCAAGGCCCGTCGTGCGGCGGTCACCGACATCGCCCGGACCCTGCGCAACATCCGCAGCGACTACGACAGCCTCGAGCATCAACTGGCGCTGTTCAACCGTGAGATCAACAAGCGTCAGGTGTCCAACCTGCAGAGCTTCCGCATCGTCCTGGCGCCGAACAAGGAAGCGCTCAAGCACATCGACCAGATCATCCACAGCGCCGGTCAGTACGAAGAAGGCGAAACCCTGTCGGTGTTCGATCTGAGCCAGAGCGCCGAGCAGGACAACAAGAACGAAGAGGCCAAGGAATACCTGGCACGGCTGGTGGCGGCGAACCACAACCAGCTCGGTCTCAAGGACTTGTTCGAACTGGCGTTCGAGATCACCAAGGTCAACGGCCAGCCGGTGATCCACACCGACATCGACGGCGCGGCGTCCAACGGCACCACCATGACCATCAAGGCGCTGACCAACATGTACTTGTTGCTGCACTTGATGGACCGTGACCTGGCCGGTCGCGTGCGTCTGCCGTACTACCTGGACGAGGCGGCGGACATCGACGAGAAGAACCAGGCCGCCCTGCTGGAAACCAGCCTGCAACTGGGCTTCGTGCCGATTCTGGCGAGTGTGAAGCCGCAGGTCTGCGCCAGTGTCGCCATCGACCTGGAAGGCGGCAGCGGCCCGGCGGGCATCTACATCGACGAGGCGGACTGGAAGTACATCCGTCGCCATGATGCAGTGAAAGCCACCGTCAATGTTGAAGCGGATGAACCGGAGCTGGATGAGGTTTGA
- a CDS encoding PqiB family protein, whose translation MTDLPVAKTRPASNWSAIWVLPLIALIIGGWLGWRAYNETGIEIQVRFESGEGIQANKTEVMYKGMSVGKVKTLKLDDEGNSKGVIATVEMNKDVEQYLKTSTRFWLVKPSVTLAGITGLETLVSGNYVAISPGEGEPTRKFKALAEEPPLSDSKPGLHLTIKADRLGSLNRGSPVFYKQIKVGQIKSYVLSEDQSTVELKVFIEPTYAKLVRKHTRFWNASGISIDANLSGVKVRSESLASIVAGGIAFATPENRKDSPPTDPSLPFRLYEDFDAAAAGIRVKVKLSDFEGLQAGRTPVMYKGIQVGNLKALKIDPDLNSATAELTLDPLAEDYLVDGTQFWVVKPSISLAGITGLEALVKGNYIAVRPGDKGAAPKREFEARPKAPPLDLRAPGLHLVLFTDVLGSIEVGSPILYKQVKVGSVQSYQFSRTKKQLVIGVHIEKEYENLVNASTRFWNVSGITLTGGLTGGIQVKSESLQTLMAGGIAFETPQAKAPLQKRIPRFRLFANHDEANQKGTLVTIKVDRADGLRPGTPIRFKGLDVGKIEDVDLTDDLQSVMITARITEVPEKIARVGSQFWVVKPELGLIKTQNLETLVTGQYLEVQPAAKNLGPQKNFVALANPPEEVKQEAGLSLVLSAARRGSLKPGVPVTYREITVGKVTGYELGQTADRVLVHILIEPKYAPLVRSGSRFWNTSGVGFDIGLFKGMTVRTESLETVIQGGIAFATPDGERMGNPARAEQTFPLFDKFEDEWLTWAPKISLGK comes from the coding sequence ATGACTGATTTGCCCGTAGCGAAAACCCGACCGGCTTCCAACTGGTCTGCGATTTGGGTACTGCCCCTGATTGCCCTGATCATCGGTGGCTGGCTCGGCTGGCGTGCCTATAACGAAACCGGCATCGAGATTCAGGTGCGTTTCGAAAGCGGTGAAGGCATCCAGGCCAACAAGACCGAGGTCATGTACAAGGGCATGTCGGTCGGTAAGGTGAAGACCCTGAAGCTTGACGACGAAGGCAACTCCAAAGGCGTGATCGCCACCGTCGAAATGAACAAGGACGTCGAGCAATACCTCAAGACCAGCACCCGTTTCTGGCTGGTGAAACCGAGCGTGACCCTGGCCGGTATCACCGGTCTGGAAACGTTGGTTTCGGGTAATTACGTGGCCATCAGTCCCGGCGAAGGCGAGCCGACCCGCAAGTTCAAGGCGCTGGCCGAAGAGCCGCCGCTGTCGGACTCCAAGCCTGGCCTGCACCTGACCATCAAGGCGGATCGCCTCGGCTCGCTGAACCGTGGCAGCCCGGTGTTCTACAAGCAGATCAAGGTTGGTCAGATCAAAAGCTACGTGCTTTCCGAAGACCAGAGCACTGTTGAACTCAAAGTGTTCATCGAGCCGACCTACGCCAAACTGGTGCGCAAACACACGCGTTTCTGGAATGCCAGCGGCATCAGCATCGACGCCAACCTGTCCGGCGTGAAAGTGCGCAGCGAATCCCTGGCGAGCATCGTTGCCGGCGGTATCGCTTTTGCGACACCGGAGAACCGTAAAGACAGTCCGCCGACTGATCCAAGCCTGCCGTTCCGTCTGTATGAAGACTTTGACGCGGCCGCTGCCGGCATTCGAGTGAAGGTCAAACTCAGCGACTTCGAAGGCCTGCAGGCCGGCCGTACACCGGTGATGTACAAGGGCATTCAGGTGGGTAACCTGAAAGCGTTGAAAATCGATCCGGACCTGAACAGCGCCACCGCCGAGCTTACCCTTGACCCGCTGGCCGAAGACTATCTGGTCGACGGCACACAGTTCTGGGTGGTCAAACCATCGATCTCCCTGGCTGGTATCACCGGACTCGAAGCGCTGGTGAAAGGTAACTACATCGCCGTGCGCCCGGGCGACAAAGGCGCAGCCCCGAAACGCGAATTCGAGGCCCGGCCAAAAGCCCCGCCACTGGATCTGCGCGCCCCAGGTCTGCACCTGGTGTTGTTCACCGACGTTCTGGGTTCGATCGAAGTCGGCAGCCCGATTCTGTACAAACAGGTCAAGGTCGGTTCGGTACAGAGCTACCAGTTCTCCAGAACCAAAAAACAACTGGTGATCGGTGTCCACATCGAGAAGGAATACGAAAACCTGGTCAACGCGTCGACCCGCTTCTGGAACGTCAGCGGTATCACCCTCACCGGTGGTTTGACCGGCGGTATTCAAGTGAAAAGCGAGTCACTGCAAACGCTGATGGCCGGCGGTATCGCTTTCGAAACACCGCAAGCCAAGGCGCCGTTGCAAAAGCGGATCCCGCGCTTCCGCTTGTTCGCCAACCATGACGAGGCCAACCAGAAAGGCACGCTGGTGACGATCAAGGTCGACCGCGCCGATGGTTTGCGCCCGGGTACGCCGATTCGTTTCAAAGGGCTGGATGTCGGCAAGATTGAAGACGTCGATCTGACCGACGATCTGCAATCGGTGATGATCACCGCACGGATCACTGAGGTACCGGAGAAGATCGCCCGGGTCGGCAGTCAGTTCTGGGTGGTCAAGCCTGAGTTGGGGTTGATCAAAACCCAGAACCTGGAAACCCTGGTCACCGGGCAATACCTGGAAGTGCAGCCAGCGGCGAAGAACCTCGGCCCGCAGAAGAACTTCGTCGCGCTGGCCAATCCGCCGGAGGAGGTCAAGCAGGAGGCCGGTTTGAGTCTGGTATTGAGCGCCGCCCGCCGCGGTTCGCTGAAACCCGGTGTGCCGGTGACCTACCGCGAAATTACCGTGGGCAAGGTCACGGGTTATGAGCTGGGCCAGACCGCTGATCGTGTGTTGGTGCACATTTTGATCGAGCCGAAATACGCGCCGCTGGTGCGCAGCGGTAGCCGGTTCTGGAATACCAGTGGTGTCGGTTTCGACATCGGGCTGTTCAAGGGCATGACGGTACGCACGGAGTCGCTGGAAACCGTGATCCAGGGCGGTATCGCCTTCGCCACGCCGGACGGTGAGCGAATGGGTAACCCGGCGCGTGCGGAGCAGACGTTCCCACTGTTCGACAAGTTCGAGGATGAGTGGCTGACCTGGGCGCCGAAGATTTCTCTTGGTAAGTAA
- a CDS encoding paraquat-inducible protein A, with the protein MRAIDAGILICTECHELNRQNADTDEQTCTRCGALVHARRPNSLARTWALLITAAIIYIPANVLPIMTVSSLGQGDPSTIMSGVIQLVQHGMIPIAAVVFIASILVPTFKLVGIALLLFSVQRRQPLSARQRIWMYRFIEFIGRWSMLDIFVIAILVAVVNFGRLASVEANLGAIAFASVVILTMLAAVTFDPRLIWDNTESDDDHD; encoded by the coding sequence ATGCGGGCGATTGATGCGGGCATTCTGATCTGTACCGAATGCCACGAGTTGAACAGGCAGAACGCGGACACCGACGAACAAACCTGCACCCGTTGCGGTGCGCTGGTCCATGCTCGCCGGCCGAACAGCCTGGCTCGAACCTGGGCACTGCTGATCACTGCGGCGATTATCTACATTCCGGCCAACGTGTTGCCGATCATGACCGTCAGCTCGTTGGGACAGGGTGACCCGAGCACGATCATGTCCGGGGTGATCCAATTGGTGCAGCACGGCATGATCCCGATTGCCGCTGTGGTGTTCATCGCCAGTATTCTGGTGCCGACCTTCAAACTGGTGGGCATCGCGTTGCTGTTGTTTTCGGTACAGCGACGCCAGCCATTGTCTGCACGCCAGCGAATCTGGATGTACCGCTTCATTGAGTTCATCGGCCGCTGGTCGATGCTCGATATCTTTGTGATCGCCATTCTGGTGGCGGTCGTCAACTTCGGCCGGCTTGCCAGTGTCGAAGCCAACCTCGGCGCCATCGCCTTCGCCAGTGTGGTGATTCTGACGATGCTTGCCGCAGTAACTTTCGATCCCCGACTGATTTGGGATAACACGGAGTCGGACGACGACCATGACTGA
- the mksE gene encoding Mks condensin complex protein MksE: MHLDLSELSQLAPIFRELFKGYHVSRRDPELYAQLSNFQDQYRTLFKALGFELVCDTRGFYYFVPDMAAAAVNKTAQRLALFTFILVEHLADQGRDPIAVLDGGSLGREELPSLLDKYRDLFIQAEVQTVEELEEKIMRRMTQLGFAGEENGVYRFLPPMHRFLDVCLSVQQDRDLAASVHSVLPLPAPVLIDEEAEAKFLETDDPLDLSEFAEESEEDALARAIAEEQESDA, from the coding sequence ATGCATCTTGATCTATCCGAACTGTCCCAACTGGCGCCGATCTTCCGCGAGCTGTTCAAGGGCTATCACGTCAGCCGCCGCGACCCGGAACTGTACGCGCAACTGTCGAACTTCCAGGATCAATACCGCACGCTGTTCAAGGCGCTGGGGTTCGAACTGGTCTGCGATACCCGTGGTTTCTACTACTTCGTACCGGACATGGCTGCCGCTGCGGTGAACAAGACGGCCCAGCGTCTGGCGCTGTTCACCTTCATCCTCGTCGAGCACCTGGCCGATCAGGGCCGTGACCCGATCGCCGTGCTCGACGGTGGCAGCCTCGGCCGTGAAGAACTGCCGTCGTTGCTGGATAAATACCGCGACCTGTTCATCCAGGCCGAAGTGCAGACCGTTGAAGAGCTGGAAGAAAAAATCATGCGCCGCATGACCCAGCTCGGTTTCGCCGGTGAAGAAAACGGCGTGTACCGCTTCCTGCCGCCGATGCACCGCTTCCTCGACGTGTGCCTGTCGGTGCAGCAGGACCGCGATCTGGCGGCCAGCGTGCACAGCGTTCTGCCGCTGCCAGCACCGGTGCTGATCGACGAAGAAGCCGAAGCCAAATTCCTCGAAACCGATGATCCGCTCGACTTGAGTGAATTTGCGGAAGAAAGCGAAGAAGACGCACTGGCTCGCGCCATTGCCGAAGAACAGGAGTCCGACGCATGA
- the mksB gene encoding Mks condensin complex protein MksB — MIEPKRVLRALAEHWALLEPLCEHFDQGTLSLNELRTQLAAQQLDSTPQDITSLLDVWIRLDILVPVAKSPNRFELNAQIHDFLAYLRREHRLGLCLEIEAYLRHLERLAGYIQDAFDIRDGNDLARQLRLLDMRVRDVLKKLDNDEQALVAVAERAKTSDRQIPLRQRYAEVLATWDEYVEPMIDLVNADGAFEQGVRKVETVLLKMLSEQQRLGHLVDDDMLLRTHARILEMQTSAQLTLRHARELLLPLREEARRHNAVTRGAALALAAIRRKGIDAVPQAAMPLFTRPQSTFLGSASQVEAYVYALARFEPKPARFPKAHKTQKSGEAPRAPRTVREMVERCEESLPMPDLMTWLLEQEPDGATDELLYWFSRLSREKRFTRERLERREYHTHEHQVSLRSFALLSARDPAAAEDSASIPNAS; from the coding sequence ATGATCGAACCCAAGCGCGTCTTGCGCGCCCTCGCTGAACACTGGGCACTTCTGGAGCCACTGTGCGAGCACTTCGACCAAGGCACCCTGAGCCTCAACGAACTGCGCACGCAACTGGCCGCCCAACAACTGGACAGCACGCCGCAGGACATCACCAGCCTGCTCGACGTGTGGATTCGCCTCGACATTCTGGTGCCCGTGGCGAAAAGCCCGAACCGTTTCGAGCTCAACGCGCAGATCCACGACTTCCTCGCCTACTTGCGCCGTGAGCACCGTCTGGGCCTGTGCCTGGAGATCGAAGCCTACCTGCGTCACCTCGAACGTCTGGCCGGTTACATCCAGGACGCGTTCGACATCCGCGATGGCAACGACCTCGCCCGCCAGCTGCGTTTGCTCGACATGCGCGTGCGTGACGTGCTGAAAAAGCTCGACAACGACGAGCAGGCGCTGGTGGCCGTGGCCGAACGGGCCAAGACCAGCGACCGGCAGATCCCGCTGCGTCAGCGTTACGCCGAAGTCCTGGCGACCTGGGACGAATACGTCGAGCCGATGATCGATCTGGTGAACGCCGACGGTGCCTTCGAACAAGGCGTGCGCAAGGTCGAAACCGTGCTGCTGAAGATGCTCAGCGAACAGCAGCGCCTCGGCCACCTGGTTGATGACGACATGCTGCTGCGCACCCACGCGCGCATCCTCGAAATGCAGACCAGCGCCCAGCTGACCCTGCGCCACGCCCGCGAACTGCTGCTGCCGCTGCGTGAAGAAGCGCGCCGACACAACGCCGTGACCCGGGGTGCCGCACTGGCGCTGGCGGCGATTCGCCGTAAAGGCATCGATGCCGTGCCGCAAGCGGCGATGCCGCTGTTCACCCGGCCGCAAAGCACTTTCCTCGGCAGCGCCAGTCAGGTCGAAGCCTACGTCTATGCCCTGGCGCGTTTCGAGCCGAAACCGGCGCGTTTCCCCAAGGCGCACAAGACGCAAAAATCCGGCGAAGCCCCACGTGCGCCGCGCACCGTGCGCGAAATGGTCGAGCGTTGCGAAGAGTCCCTGCCAATGCCGGATCTGATGACCTGGCTGCTGGAGCAGGAACCGGACGGCGCCACCGACGAATTGCTGTACTGGTTCTCGCGCCTGTCGCGGGAAAAACGCTTCACGCGCGAGCGTCTGGAACGCCGCGAATACCACACTCACGAGCACCAGGTCAGCCTGCGCTCCTTCGCCCTGCTCTCGGCCCGCGACCCTGCCGCCGCCGAGGATTCTGCGAGCATCCCAAATGCATCTTGA